Proteins encoded together in one Glandiceps talaboti chromosome 11, keGlaTala1.1, whole genome shotgun sequence window:
- the LOC144442768 gene encoding tripartite motif-containing protein 2-like — translation MASEADNRFFEKISEKFLLCSICSERYNNAKILPCIHTFCQHCLSKWVKTAGILECPVCRRSHRLPDGGVASLQSNFFVNNLVEEFAQRDSGSTESKGCDGCLTENSDRFMWCIECSMKLCDNCARTHGRLPATRTHRLISLDEYHSVKSKDPTMVQSDVYCDKHPENQVKFFCETCEVPICTDCTVVDHRVPEHKHKYLKDAADEYKKEVTMMVNKLKEKEKEATDSTTTIQQMSDALDVSFNTEQMKVKEHMTKTIQEITRTIQSNGEQMLKELNDEYEARKTTLQAQLKELGGSQNDMSSVREFAENLTEYGNPAQLMATKKGVTVQTQQLLDLQTKCTPAANDFMVFKPNDDFCATKSLGSVTLSEVKLQSVATHYRIGEDMRGTLTVKGGQGGTKVSVKDINATITVPGGKLKSMNVTDNNNETFSVSSRVKVEGEHELSVSVCGKPVHGSPVTTKVIPQKGLVCTIGKKGTGEGEVSDPRGLALTDKGDLLVCKWGNERLQLFTLPDQCGKMITNTGYTNKFYPCYAAMSRDGKMRYVTDTNGKQVLVFDVNWKFMKSFKGEINRPRGIAISPINNNVYVVDDESHCIRIHNQDGEKLKCFGSPGSGKGNLSSPEDVCINSRGNVIVSDYGNNRMQVYDADGNFLFTFGNQGNKDSQLSYPRGVDTDKHDNVYVCDEGNKRVLKFDSKGNFICRIDSEKDGLKYPIGICVTDDEPFGKVIVADYDGHCVKVFAQ, via the coding sequence ATGGCGTCAGAAGCAGACAACAGGTTTTTTGAGAAAATCAGTGAGAAGTTTCTGTTGTGTTCAATATGTTCTGAGCGATACAATAATGCTAAAATTCTACCGTGTATTCACACATTTTGTCAACATTGTCTGAGTAAATGGGTGAAGACGGCAGGTATACTAGAATGCCCGGTTTGTCGGAGAAGTCACCGGCTACCAGATGGGGGTGTGGCAAGCCTACAAAGTAACTTTTTTGTCAACAACTTGGTCGAAGAGTTCGCCCAGCGAGACAGTGGTTCTACCGAATCGAAGGGCTGTGACGGCTGCCTGACTGAAAACAGCGATCGTTTTATGTGGTGTATCGAATGTTCCATGAAGCTGTGTGACAACTGTGCACGTACCCATGGACGTTTGCCAGCCACACGTACACATCGCCTCATATCGCTGGATGAATATCACAGTGTAAAGTCTAAAGACCCAACCATGGTACAATCTGATGTCTACTGCGACAAACACCCAGAAAACCAGGTCAAGTTTTTCTGTGAAACGTGTGAGGTTCCGATTTGTACTGACTGTACAGTGGTTGATCACAGAGTTCCCGAACATAAACACAAATATCTGAAAGACGCGGCAGATGAATACAAGAAAGAAGTAACTATGATGGTGAATAAACtgaaagaaaaagagaaagaagCAACTGATAGTACGACTACCATACAACAAATGTCAGATGCCTTGGATGTCAGTTTTAATACAgagcaaatgaaagtgaaagaacaCATGACAAAGACAATTCAGGAAATCACCCGTACAATACAAAGTAATGGTGAACAGATGTTAAAAGAACTAAACGACGAATACGAAGCCAGAAAGACGACCTTACAAGCACAACTGAAAGAGCTGGGTGGTTCACAAAACGACATGTCGAGTGTACGAGAATTCGCAGAAAATCTCACTGAGTACGGTAATCCCGCACAACTGATGGCAACAAAGAAAGGAGTGACTGTACAGACACAACAACTGCTAGATCTTCAGACGAAATGTACACCAGCTGCCAACGATTTCATGGTTTTCAAACCAAATGATGATTTCTGTGCGACGAAATCGTTAGGGTCAGTGACCTTATCTGAGGTCAAGCTTCAAAGTGTTGCTACACACTACAGAATAGGAGAAGACATGCGTGGTACACTTACAGTCAAAGGTGGACAAGGTGGAACCAAGGTGTCAGTCAAAGACATTAATGCAACGATAACAGTTCCAGGAGGAAAGCTGAAGAGCATGAACGTAACTGACAATAACAATGAAACATTCTCAGTGAGTAGTCGTGTAAAGGTAGAAGGTGAACATGAACTGTCAGTATCAGTGTGTGGAAAACCTGTACATGGTTCTCCAGTCACAACTAAAGTAATACCCCAGAAAGGGTTGGTTTGTACAATAGGTAAGAAGGGTACAGGGGAGGGAGAAGTGAGTGATCCACGGGGTTTAGCTTTGACAGACAAAGGTGATTTATTAGTATGTAAGTGGGGAAATGAAAGATTGCAGTTATTTACATTGCCAGATCAATGTGGAAAGATGATTACAAATACAGGTTACACAAATAAATTCTATCCATGTTATGCAGCAATGTCACGTGATGGTAAAATGAGATATGTCACAGACACGAATGGAAAGCAGGTATTAGTATTTGATGTAAATTGGAAATTTATGAAAAGTTTCAAAGGTGAAATCAATCGTCCAAGAGGCATTGCCATCAGTCCAATCAACAACAATGTgtatgttgttgatgatgaatCACATTGTATACGAATACACAATCAGGATGGTgagaaattgaaatgttttggtAGTCCCGGTAGTGGAAAGGGAAATCTTTCCAGCCCTGAAGATGTTTGCATTAATAGTAGAGGCAATGTCATTGTAAGTGATTATGGTAATAATCGAATGCAGGTCTATGATGCCGATGGTAATTTCTTATTCACATTTGGAAATCAGGGAAATAAAGATAGTCAGCTGAGTTATCCCCGTGGTGTAGATACAGACAAACacgataatgtgtatgtgtgtgatgaAGGTAACAAACGAGTGTTGAAGTTTGATTCTAAGGGTAATTTCATCTGTCGTATTGATAGTGAGAAAGATGGATTGAAATATCCCATTGGAATCTGTGTTACTGATGACGAGCCATTTGGGAAAGTGATAGTTGCTGATTATGATGGTCACTGTGTCAAAGTATTTGCTCAGTGA